One window of Candidatus Eisenbacteria bacterium genomic DNA carries:
- a CDS encoding CoA transferase — protein MKLLNNIRVVDMTNVLAGPFATMHFALLGAEVIKIENPDGGDLARKLGNVPELNKKLMGTSFLAQNANKKSITLNLKVEEAKEVFRKLIRTTDVLVENFRPGVMDRLGFSYGELRKTNPKLIYCAISGFGQTGPDAFKPAYDQIVQGLSGVMDVNGDERLHPLRSGFPVCDTVGGLNAAFAILAALFHRERSGEGQFIDIALLDSIMPLMGWVAANLLIGGKPPVPMGNDNFTAAPSGTFRTKDGHINIAANQQKQWEDLADILGVPELKTDPRFQERDTRKANRKLLTPLLEARLAEKGTAEWVEALNAKGIPSGDILSLGAALDSAQIRHRESIVSVKEDEIGEIRLFNLTAKFSSTPASVDAPPPRLSAHTAEILGSLGYGEADRKALKEKGAI, from the coding sequence ATGAAGCTTCTCAATAACATCCGCGTCGTCGACATGACCAACGTGCTCGCGGGCCCCTTCGCCACGATGCACTTCGCGCTCCTCGGCGCCGAGGTGATCAAGATCGAAAACCCGGACGGGGGAGACCTCGCGCGCAAGCTTGGGAACGTGCCCGAGCTGAACAAGAAGCTGATGGGGACGAGCTTCCTCGCCCAGAACGCGAACAAGAAGTCGATCACGCTGAACCTCAAGGTCGAGGAGGCGAAGGAGGTCTTCCGCAAGCTGATTCGTACGACCGACGTGCTCGTCGAGAACTTCAGGCCCGGCGTGATGGATCGGCTCGGGTTCTCCTACGGCGAGCTCCGCAAGACGAACCCGAAGCTGATCTACTGCGCGATCTCCGGGTTCGGACAGACAGGCCCGGACGCGTTCAAGCCCGCTTACGACCAGATCGTGCAGGGGCTTTCCGGCGTCATGGACGTGAATGGGGACGAGCGCCTGCACCCGCTCCGCTCAGGCTTCCCCGTATGCGACACGGTCGGCGGGCTGAACGCCGCTTTCGCGATCCTGGCGGCGCTCTTCCATCGCGAGCGGAGCGGCGAGGGGCAGTTCATCGACATCGCGCTCCTCGATTCGATCATGCCTCTCATGGGATGGGTCGCCGCGAATCTTCTCATCGGCGGAAAGCCCCCCGTCCCGATGGGGAACGACAACTTCACCGCCGCCCCGTCCGGCACATTCCGCACGAAGGACGGCCACATCAACATCGCCGCCAACCAGCAGAAGCAGTGGGAGGACCTCGCCGACATCCTCGGCGTTCCGGAGCTGAAGACCGATCCCAGATTCCAGGAGCGCGACACGCGCAAGGCGAACCGGAAGCTCCTCACGCCGCTCCTTGAGGCGAGGCTCGCGGAAAAGGGAACCGCCGAGTGGGTCGAGGCGCTGAACGCGAAGGGGATTCCATCCGGAGACATCCTTTCGCTGGGAGCCGCCCTCGACTCCGCGCAGATCCGGCACCGCGAGTCGATCGTCAGCGTGAAGGAAGACGAGATCGGCGAGATCCGGCTCTTCAACCTCACCGCCAAGTTCTCAAGCACGCCGGCGAGCGTCGATGCGCCCCCGCCCCGTCTCTCCGCGCATACCGCGGAGATCCTCGGCTCGCTCGGATACGGCGAGGCCGATCGTAAGGCTCTCAAGGAGAAGGGAGCGATCTAG